The following are from one region of the Bacteroidota bacterium genome:
- a CDS encoding FAD-binding protein: MNAGILTPELIAELQSLLGPDYVHTDEERLLRYGQDETEDLLYKPACVVRPHTPEEISAIVRLCNIYLIPLTPRGAGTGLSGGALPVHGGIVLSMERFNKILHIDEANLQATVEPGVINEEFQNAVREKGLFYPPDPASKGSCFLGGNLAHSSGGPKAVKYGTTRDYVLNMQVVLPTGEIVWTGANVLKYSTGYNLTHLMIGSEGTLGIITRIVFRLIPYPPHNLVMLVPFNNAADACEAVSAVFRAGITPSGLEFMERDAIDWVRAFVPDINVQVPDEVQAHLL; the protein is encoded by the coding sequence ATGAACGCCGGAATACTTACGCCCGAACTTATTGCCGAACTGCAAAGCCTGCTCGGCCCCGACTATGTGCATACGGATGAAGAGCGCCTTTTGCGTTACGGGCAGGACGAAACCGAAGATCTGCTTTACAAACCCGCCTGTGTGGTTCGTCCGCACACGCCCGAAGAAATTTCGGCCATTGTGCGGCTGTGCAATATTTACCTCATACCGCTCACGCCGCGCGGCGCGGGCACAGGGCTTAGCGGCGGTGCACTGCCCGTACACGGCGGCATTGTGCTTTCGATGGAGCGTTTCAACAAAATTCTCCACATCGACGAAGCCAACCTGCAGGCTACCGTGGAGCCGGGCGTGATAAACGAAGAATTCCAAAACGCCGTGCGCGAAAAAGGCCTGTTTTATCCGCCAGATCCCGCCAGCAAAGGCAGTTGTTTCCTCGGCGGCAATCTCGCGCACAGCTCCGGCGGCCCCAAAGCCGTGAAATACGGCACCACCCGCGATTATGTGCTCAACATGCAGGTGGTGCTGCCCACCGGCGAAATTGTGTGGACAGGCGCCAACGTGCTCAAATATTCAACCGGCTACAACCTCACGCACCTTATGATTGGCAGTGAGGGCACGCTGGGCATCATTACCAGAATTGTGTTCCGCCTTATTCCGTATCCGCCGCACAACTTAGTCATGCTGGTGCCGTTTAACAATGCCGCCGATGCGTGTGAAGCCGTTAGCGCCGTGTTTCGCGCCGGAATCACGCCTTCGGGTCTCGAGTTTATGGAGCGCGATGCGATTGACTGGGTGCGCGCATTTGTGCCCGACATAAACGTGCAGGTGCCGGACGAAGTGCAGGCACATCTGCT